A window from Salvia miltiorrhiza cultivar Shanhuang (shh) chromosome 2, IMPLAD_Smil_shh, whole genome shotgun sequence encodes these proteins:
- the LOC131008811 gene encoding 60S ribosomal protein L44 → MVNVPKTKKTYCKSKECKKHTLHKVTQYKKGKDSLAAQGKRRYDRKQSGYGGQTKPVFHKKAKTTKKIVLRLQCQGCKHVSQHPIKRCKHFEIGGDKKGKGTSLF, encoded by the exons ATG GTGAACGTTCCAAAGACAAAAAAGACTTACTGCAAATCAAAGGAGTGCAAAAAGCACACCTTGCATAAGGTGACCCAGTACAAGAAGGGGAAGGATAGTTTAGCTGCTCAAGGAAAGAGACGTTATGATCGCAAGCAGTCAGGTTATGGTGGTCAGACCAAGCCTGTCTTCCACAAGAAG GCCAAAACAACCAAGAAGATTGTGTTGAGGCTGCAATGCCAGGGCTGCAAGCATGTCTCCCAACACCCAATCAAG AGATGCAAGCATTTTGAAATCGGTGGCGACAAAAAGGGCAAAGGAACTTCCCTCTTCTAA
- the LOC131008805 gene encoding B3 domain-containing protein REM9-like isoform X1, with protein sequence MEGKHGRSITKDFFKVLMPGFHQKLSLPPIVSKELEKQKSRRVILESRIGKWRVSLCRNHENGLICLNQGWPQFVDRHALKLGEFVVFEHTGDLNFNVSVYKTNFCENEFDDEEEEEGTEALIPLKQSKEEEGTEQSTMKEEEEEEEEEEEEEEEDMFFEKTMKARHATKWATVNIPFAFLRSNNLGMQRRDAVLRDPRSGREWDVKILAERGVWFRMRKGWYAFYESNNLKDGDRCVFRLNRRLLTSTTIVFDVEIIRAK encoded by the exons aTGGAAGGAAAACATGGGCGCTCAATTACAAAGGACTTTTTCAAAGTTTTGATGCCTGGTTTCCACCAAAAATTG AGCCTGCCACCAATTGTTTCCAAGGAGCTAGAAAAGCAGAAATCGAGAAGAGTGATTCTAGAAAGCAGAATCGGAAAATGGAGAGTGAGTTTGTGCAGAAACCACGAAAATGGGTTGATCTGTTTGAATCAAGGATGGCCTCAATTTGTGGATCGCCACGCCTTAAAACTGGGCGAGTTCGTCGTCTTCGAACACACCGGCGATCTGAACTTCAACGTTTCCGTGTACAAGACTAATTTCTGTGAAAATGAGTTTGACGACGAGGAGGAAGAAGAGGGAACTGAAGCCCTAATTCCTCTTAAACAGAGCAAGGAAGAAGAGGGAACTGAACAGAGCACCATGA aagaagaagaagaagaagaagaagaagaagaagaagaagaagaagaggacaTGTTTTTCGAGAAGACAATGAAAGCTCGTCATGCTACGAAGTGGGCAACTGTG AATATTCCGTTTGCATTTTTGAGGTCGAATAATCTAGGGATGCAGCGTAGGGACGCAGTTCTAAGAGATCCTCGTAGTGGAAGAGAATGGGATGTGAAAATTTTAGCAGAGAGAGGAGTTTGGTTCAGAATGAGAAAAGGATGGTATGCTTTCTATGAATCCAACAACCTCAAGGATGGAGATCGTTGTGTTTTCCGTTTAAATCGCCGTTTGTTAACGTCCACCACTATCGTTTTTGATGTTGAGATTATTCGTGCCAAATGA
- the LOC131008805 gene encoding B3 domain-containing protein REM5-like isoform X3 has translation MEGKHGRSITKDFFKVLMPGFHQKLSLPPIVSKELEKQKSRRVILESRIGKWRVSLCRNHENGLICLNQGWPQFVDRHALKLGEFVVFEHTGDLNFNVSVYKTNFCENEFDDEEEEEGTEALIPLKQSKEEEGTEQSTMKEEEEEEEEDMFFEKTMKARHATKWATVNIPFAFLRSNNLGMQRRDAVLRDPRSGREWDVKILAERGVWFRMRKGWYAFYESNNLKDGDRCVFRLNRRLLTSTTIVFDVEIIRAK, from the exons aTGGAAGGAAAACATGGGCGCTCAATTACAAAGGACTTTTTCAAAGTTTTGATGCCTGGTTTCCACCAAAAATTG AGCCTGCCACCAATTGTTTCCAAGGAGCTAGAAAAGCAGAAATCGAGAAGAGTGATTCTAGAAAGCAGAATCGGAAAATGGAGAGTGAGTTTGTGCAGAAACCACGAAAATGGGTTGATCTGTTTGAATCAAGGATGGCCTCAATTTGTGGATCGCCACGCCTTAAAACTGGGCGAGTTCGTCGTCTTCGAACACACCGGCGATCTGAACTTCAACGTTTCCGTGTACAAGACTAATTTCTGTGAAAATGAGTTTGACGACGAGGAGGAAGAAGAGGGAACTGAAGCCCTAATTCCTCTTAAACAGAGCAAGGAAGAAGAGGGAACTGAACAGAGCACCATGA aagaagaagaagaagaagaagaagaggacaTGTTTTTCGAGAAGACAATGAAAGCTCGTCATGCTACGAAGTGGGCAACTGTG AATATTCCGTTTGCATTTTTGAGGTCGAATAATCTAGGGATGCAGCGTAGGGACGCAGTTCTAAGAGATCCTCGTAGTGGAAGAGAATGGGATGTGAAAATTTTAGCAGAGAGAGGAGTTTGGTTCAGAATGAGAAAAGGATGGTATGCTTTCTATGAATCCAACAACCTCAAGGATGGAGATCGTTGTGTTTTCCGTTTAAATCGCCGTTTGTTAACGTCCACCACTATCGTTTTTGATGTTGAGATTATTCGTGCCAAATGA
- the LOC131008807 gene encoding B3 domain-containing protein REM9-like, which translates to MEGRHELSITTHFVKVMMPGFHEKMNLPPIVSKQVEARKWRRVILESRIGKFSVSLCKNQENGLICMNRGWPEFVERHALTIGEFVFFKPTDDLRFNVSVFGTNMTEKEFHNEKKEEEEEEEEEEEEEEEEEEDEEEETLNPMEEARKNGVSKEYFEKRMKPFHAKKKTKVNIPVPFLRANSLGGPQQWRVILNDPKGRSWAVSLSNENSGGIRFRMKAGWPAFYAANRLKDGDYCVFHLNRRLLTPTTIVLDVQIIIRG; encoded by the exons ATGGAAGGAAGACATGAGCTCTCAATTACAACGCACTTTGTGAAAGTCATGATGCCTGGTTTCCACGAAAAAATG AACCTTCCACCAATTGTTTCCAAGCAGGTAGAAGCGCGGAAATGGAGAAGAGTGATTCTGGAAAGCCGAATCGGAAAATTTAGCGTGAGTTTGTGCAAAAACCAGGAAAATGGGCTGATCTGTATGAATCGAGGATGGCCTGAATTCGTGGAGCGCCACGCTTTAACAATCGGAGAGTTCGTCTTCTTCAAACCCACCGATGATCTGCGTTTCAACGTCTCTGTGTTCGGCACAAACATGACCGAGAAGGAGTTTCACAAcgaaaagaaggaagaagaagaagaagaggaggaggaggaggaggaggaggaggaagaagaagaagatgaagaagaagaaacccTAAATCCCATGG AAGAAGCAAGGAAGAACGGGGTCTCGAAAGAGTATTTCGAGAAGAGGATGAAGCCTTTCCATGCTAAGAAGAAGACGAAAGTG AATATTCCGGTGCCATTCTTGAGGGCGAATAGTTTGGGCGGGCCGCAACAGTGGAGGGTGATTCTGAATGATCCCAAGGGGAGAAGTTGGGCGGTATCGCTGTCGAACGAGAACAGCGGTGGAATTCGATTCAGAATGAAAGCGGGATGGCCTGCTTTCTATGCAGCCAACCGCCTCAAGGATGGAGATTATTGTGTCTTTCATCTCAATCGTCGTCTGCTAACGCCCACCACTATCGTTCTCGACGTCCAGATCATCATTCGTGGGTAA
- the LOC131008805 gene encoding B3 domain-containing protein REM5-like isoform X2, which produces MEGKHGRSITKDFFKVLMPGFHQKLSLPPIVSKELEKQKSRRVILESRIGKWRVSLCRNHENGLICLNQGWPQFVDRHALKLGEFVVFEHTGDLNFNVSVYKTNFCENEFDDEEEEEGTEALIPLKQSKEEEGTEQSTMKEEEEEEEEEEEDMFFEKTMKARHATKWATVNIPFAFLRSNNLGMQRRDAVLRDPRSGREWDVKILAERGVWFRMRKGWYAFYESNNLKDGDRCVFRLNRRLLTSTTIVFDVEIIRAK; this is translated from the exons aTGGAAGGAAAACATGGGCGCTCAATTACAAAGGACTTTTTCAAAGTTTTGATGCCTGGTTTCCACCAAAAATTG AGCCTGCCACCAATTGTTTCCAAGGAGCTAGAAAAGCAGAAATCGAGAAGAGTGATTCTAGAAAGCAGAATCGGAAAATGGAGAGTGAGTTTGTGCAGAAACCACGAAAATGGGTTGATCTGTTTGAATCAAGGATGGCCTCAATTTGTGGATCGCCACGCCTTAAAACTGGGCGAGTTCGTCGTCTTCGAACACACCGGCGATCTGAACTTCAACGTTTCCGTGTACAAGACTAATTTCTGTGAAAATGAGTTTGACGACGAGGAGGAAGAAGAGGGAACTGAAGCCCTAATTCCTCTTAAACAGAGCAAGGAAGAAGAGGGAACTGAACAGAGCACCATGA aagaagaagaagaagaagaagaagaagaagaagaggacaTGTTTTTCGAGAAGACAATGAAAGCTCGTCATGCTACGAAGTGGGCAACTGTG AATATTCCGTTTGCATTTTTGAGGTCGAATAATCTAGGGATGCAGCGTAGGGACGCAGTTCTAAGAGATCCTCGTAGTGGAAGAGAATGGGATGTGAAAATTTTAGCAGAGAGAGGAGTTTGGTTCAGAATGAGAAAAGGATGGTATGCTTTCTATGAATCCAACAACCTCAAGGATGGAGATCGTTGTGTTTTCCGTTTAAATCGCCGTTTGTTAACGTCCACCACTATCGTTTTTGATGTTGAGATTATTCGTGCCAAATGA
- the LOC131008806 gene encoding 60S ribosomal protein L44 isoform X1 yields MVNVPKTKKTYCKSKECKKHTLHKVTQYKKGKDSLAAQGKRRYDRKQSGYGGQTKPVFHKKAKTTKKIVLRLQCQGCKHVSQHPIKVCSSLLHICFDLSISIYVLFVFMRLQSPSSLQRCKHFEIGGDKKGKGTSLF; encoded by the exons ATG GTGAACGTTCCCAAGACAAAAAAAACTTACTGCAAATCAAAGGAGTGCAAAAAGCACACCTTGCATAAGGTCACACAGTACAAGAAGGGGAAGGATAGTTTAGCTGCTCAAGGAAAGAGACGTTATGATCGCAAGCAGTCAGGTTATGGTGGCCAGACCAAGCCTGTCTTCCACAAGAAG GCCAAAACAACCAAGAAGATTGTGTTGAGGCTGCAATGCCAGGGCTGCAAGCATGTCTCCCAACACCCAATCAAGGTATGCTCTTCATTACTGCACATCTGTTTCgatctctctatctctatatatgTTCTTTTTGTGTTTATGAGGCTGCAATCACCATCTTCTTTGCAGAGATGCAAGCATTTTGAAATCGGTGGCGACAAAAAGGGCAAAGGAACTTCCCTCTTCTAA
- the LOC131008804 gene encoding B3 domain-containing protein At4g34400-like yields the protein MAKDEVAATSKMGKMMVSAGFKKRVMLPLVYYNKLKEEKSEWAILKTPKGEWEVKVRRDDNGDIFLEDGWPEFARGNAFNDHDFMEFEHTCNKMHFNVTTLTSLSLRRCKIKALRQTPAKERQRRKMLQLPTTTTSGRFLKRK from the exons ATGGCAAAAGATGAGGTTGCGGCTACAAGCAAAATGGGGAAGATGATGGTGTCTGCAGGTTTCAAAAAAAGAGTG ATGTTGCCATTAGTGTATTATAATAAGCTAAAAGAAGAGAAATCAGAATGGGCAATCTTGAAAACCCCTAAAGGAGAGTGGGAAGTGAAAGTGCGTAGAGATGATAATGGTGACATCTTCCTTGAAGATGGATGGCCAGAATTCGCCCGCGGAAACGCCTTCAACGACCACGATTTCATGGAGTTTGAACATACGTGCAACAAAATGCACTTCAACGTGACAACGTTAACGTCGCTGTCTCTGCGCCGCTGCAAAATCAAGGCTCTCCGGCAAACACCAGCAAAG GAAAGGCAAAGAAGAAAGATGTTGCAACTCCCCACAACCACAACCAGTGGCcgttttttgaaaagaaaatga
- the LOC131008809 gene encoding glycine-rich RNA-binding protein 3, mitochondrial → MALFRKAASILGRTVASRINQETSVPKLSIFQAIRCMSSSRVFVGGLSYNTDEQGLRESFNKYGEVVDVRVIVDRETGRSRGFGFVTFTSAEEASAAIQALDQQELHGRTVKVNYANDRPRTGGFGGGGFGGGGGGYGGGGGYGGGGSYGGGGSYGGGGYGGSGGGGYGGSGGYSGGGYGGGAGSGGYPAGGESQTGGDVQNFGGAGGYANDASSGSYGSGVNNFTGVAGEGSYGDEDAPENFADKRG, encoded by the exons ATGGCTTTGTTTAGAAAAGCAGCGAGTATTCTGGGGAGGACTGTGGCCAGCCGGATAAATCAGGAAACATCAGTGCCCAAGCTCTCTATCTTTCAAGCAATAAGATGCATGTCAAGTTCAAGGGTTTTTGTTGGAG GACTTTCTTACAACACAGATGAACAAGGTCTTAGAGAGTCTTTTAATAAATATGGAGAAGTTGTGGATG TAAGGGTGATCGTTGACCGTGAAACTGGGAGATCCAGAGGATTTGGGTTTGTTACGTTTACTTCCGCTGAGGAGGCATCAGCTGCCATCCAGGCTCTGGATCAGCAG GAACTTCATGGTCGTACAGTGAAGGTTAACTATGCAAATGATAGGCCACGCACAGGAGGCTTTGGTGGTGGAGGCTTTggaggcggtggcggcggctatggtggtggtggtggttatgGTGGTGGTGGCAGCTATGGTGGAGGTGGCAGCTATGGTGGAGGTGGTTACGGTGGCAGTGGTGGTGGCGGTTATGGTGGGAGTGGTGGCTATAGCGGTGGTGGTTATGGGGGCGGAGCTGGAAGTGGAGGCTATCCTGCAGGTGGAGAGAGCCAAACTGGTGGTGATGTTCAAAACTTCGGTGGCGCTGGGGGCTATGCAAATGACGCCAGCTCCGGTAGCTATGGTTCAGGCGTGAACAACTTTACTGGAGTTGCTGGTGAGGGAAGCTACGGAGACGAGGATGCCCCGGAAAATTTTGCTGATAAACGGGGTTGA
- the LOC131008805 gene encoding B3 domain-containing protein REM5-like isoform X4, whose amino-acid sequence MEGKHGRSITKDFFKVLMPGFHQKLSLPPIVSKELEKQKSRRVILESRIGKWRVSLCRNHENGLICLNQGWPQFVDRHALKLGEFVVFEHTGDLNFNVSVYKTNFCENEFDDEEEEEGTEALIPLKQSKEEEGTEQSTMKEEEEEEDMFFEKTMKARHATKWATVNIPFAFLRSNNLGMQRRDAVLRDPRSGREWDVKILAERGVWFRMRKGWYAFYESNNLKDGDRCVFRLNRRLLTSTTIVFDVEIIRAK is encoded by the exons aTGGAAGGAAAACATGGGCGCTCAATTACAAAGGACTTTTTCAAAGTTTTGATGCCTGGTTTCCACCAAAAATTG AGCCTGCCACCAATTGTTTCCAAGGAGCTAGAAAAGCAGAAATCGAGAAGAGTGATTCTAGAAAGCAGAATCGGAAAATGGAGAGTGAGTTTGTGCAGAAACCACGAAAATGGGTTGATCTGTTTGAATCAAGGATGGCCTCAATTTGTGGATCGCCACGCCTTAAAACTGGGCGAGTTCGTCGTCTTCGAACACACCGGCGATCTGAACTTCAACGTTTCCGTGTACAAGACTAATTTCTGTGAAAATGAGTTTGACGACGAGGAGGAAGAAGAGGGAACTGAAGCCCTAATTCCTCTTAAACAGAGCAAGGAAGAAGAGGGAACTGAACAGAGCACCATGA aagaagaagaagaagaagaggacaTGTTTTTCGAGAAGACAATGAAAGCTCGTCATGCTACGAAGTGGGCAACTGTG AATATTCCGTTTGCATTTTTGAGGTCGAATAATCTAGGGATGCAGCGTAGGGACGCAGTTCTAAGAGATCCTCGTAGTGGAAGAGAATGGGATGTGAAAATTTTAGCAGAGAGAGGAGTTTGGTTCAGAATGAGAAAAGGATGGTATGCTTTCTATGAATCCAACAACCTCAAGGATGGAGATCGTTGTGTTTTCCGTTTAAATCGCCGTTTGTTAACGTCCACCACTATCGTTTTTGATGTTGAGATTATTCGTGCCAAATGA
- the LOC131008810 gene encoding B3 domain-containing protein REM16-like, producing MAFGTKFVNIMMPDLMERMKVPSAYCEKLQQEKSRKAVLKTPKGSWEMKVRRDDDGDIVFEDGWPRFARDHALNDRDFLAFEHTGNLHFDVVVCDARTACEKKPIADCRNAMPQNQDKGKAEKKGVIESQIMPSFSIDITPYIVPTKFKSPVVGIPAQFARRSNLDSKKSISLRDPKNRKWPINLIVKREPYFRVSMCGGWRDFYAANAKHLKIGDKCILHLNSTSSTSKTAALDVEF from the exons ATGGCATTTGGAACCAAATTTGTGAACATAATGATGCCCGATCTCATGGAAAGAATG AAGGTGCCATCAGCCTACTGTGAGAAGCTACAACAAGAGAAATCAAGAAAGGCAGTGTTGAAAACTCCTAAAGGAAGTTGGGAAATGAAGGTGCGCAGAGACGATGATGGTGACATCGTCTTCGAAGACGGATGGCCACGATTTGCCCGCGACCACGCCCTGAACGACCGCGATTTTCTAGCGTTCGAGCACACGGGCAATCTGCACTTCGACGTCGTCGTCTGCGACGCCCGCACCGCCTGCGAGAAGAAACCTATCGCGGACTGCAGGAATGCTATGCCGCAAAATCAAGACAAAG GGAAGGCAGAGAAGAAAGGTGTTATTGAATCCCAAATTATGCCGTCTTTCAGCATTGATATAACACCTTATATCGTCCCCACTAAATTTAAAAGTCCCGTAGTG GGTATCCCGGCGCAGTTTGCGAGGAGGAGCAATCTGGACAGCAAAAAAAGCATAAGTTTAAGGGACCCTAAAAACAGAAAATGGCCCATAAATCTGATAGTTAAACGCGAGCCCTACTTTCGCGTGTCCATGTGTGGTGGGTGGCGTGACTTTTATGCAGCTAATGCTAAGCACCTCAAAATTGGAGATAAGTGCATCTTACATCTCAACTCCACTTCCTCAACCTCCAAAACTGCAGCCCTTGATGTGGAGTTTTAA
- the LOC131008806 gene encoding 60S ribosomal protein L44 isoform X2 encodes MVNVPKTKKTYCKSKECKKHTLHKVTQYKKGKDSLAAQGKRRYDRKQSGYGGQTKPVFHKKAKTTKKIVLRLQCQGCKHVSQHPIKRCKHFEIGGDKKGKGTSLF; translated from the exons ATG GTGAACGTTCCCAAGACAAAAAAAACTTACTGCAAATCAAAGGAGTGCAAAAAGCACACCTTGCATAAGGTCACACAGTACAAGAAGGGGAAGGATAGTTTAGCTGCTCAAGGAAAGAGACGTTATGATCGCAAGCAGTCAGGTTATGGTGGCCAGACCAAGCCTGTCTTCCACAAGAAG GCCAAAACAACCAAGAAGATTGTGTTGAGGCTGCAATGCCAGGGCTGCAAGCATGTCTCCCAACACCCAATCAAG AGATGCAAGCATTTTGAAATCGGTGGCGACAAAAAGGGCAAAGGAACTTCCCTCTTCTAA